ATTGCCTGACAGCCCGCGGGTTTCCGCCACCATGTACCAGACGTCCGGGTCGTCCGGGCGGTTCTTGAGCAGAGTTTCCAGGGCCTTCTCGGCATCGGCGGGGCGGTTCTGCTTGAGCAGCAGTTCGACACGCACTTGGTTGAGCGGATAGTTGCCCGGGTATTGCACCAGTAACCGGTCGACGCGAGATTGAGCATCCGCCAGCTTGTTGCTGGTAATGTCCAGATCCACTTCGGCCAGGTTGTAGATGATCTCGTTAGGCGATTTCGCCAGCAACGGCTTGAGATTTTCGCGAGCCTCATTCAACTGGCCGCCCTTGATTTGCGCGATCGCCAGGCCATAACGGGCGACATCGTTCTTCGGGTTTTCATCCAGCAGTGCGCGAAAGCGCTTGGCGCCCAGGCCCGGGGTTTCTTCGTAGGTCAACTGGACCCGCGCGCGAATCAGTTGATAACGCATGCTGTCCTCGATGCCCCCCGGCCTGGCCTGTTCGGCACGGTTGCGGGTGTCGGCAATGCGCGATTCGGTGACCGGGTGAGTCAGCAGGAACTCCGGAGGCTTGGCGTCGAACCGGTATTGGCGCATCAAGCGTTCGAACATGGTCGGCATTGACCGCGGGTCGTAGCCTGCTTTTTCCAGGTTCTGGATACCGATGCGGTCGGCTTCCTGTTCGTTCTGCCGGGAGAAGCGGCGTTGCTCCTGGATGGCGGCGGCCTGGGTCCCGGCGATGGCGGCGATGCCGGCGTCACCGCCGCCGGCGGCGGCTATCACGATGCCGGCCAGCAGTGCGGCCATCATCGGCACCTGCATGCGCTGCTGGGCTTCGACGCCGCGAGCGAAGTGGCGTTGTGACAAGTGCGCCAGTTCATGGGCCATGACCGATGCGTACTCGCCTTCGGTCTGCGCGTTGAGGAACAGCCCGCCGTTGACCCCGACGATGCCGCCGGGTGCGGCGAACGCGTTGAGCTGGGGACTGTTGATCAGGATGAACTCCAGGCGCCGGTCGTTGACCTGGCTGGTTTCCACCAACTTGTAGACACTGGACTCGACGTAGTCCTTGAGCTGCGGATCGTTGAGTTGCGAGACCTGGCTGCGCAGCAGGGCCAGCCAGGCGCGACCCAGTTGATGTTCCTGTTCCGGCGAGACGATGGCAGAACTGGCATCGCCAAGTGACGGCAGGTCGTCGGCGAAGCCCGGTGAGGCGAGCAGGCAAGCGAGCGTCAGCAGGGTGGGGCGCAGAAATGTCATGCACGGAGCCTTAGTCGACAAAGACCTTACTGTAGCCGGACAGCGGGTCTGGGACCAGATATTCTAGGCGGCTCGACGACCTGTTGCGGAGTGAAACAATGACCGATGCTGTAGCCCACGATGCCGAGTTGGACGCCAGTGGCCTGAACTGTCCGTTGCCGTTGCTCAAGGCCAAGCTGGAACTCAATCGCCTGGCCAGCGGCGCCGTGCTCAAGGTGACCGCGACGGATGCGGGCTCCCAGCGCGACTTCCGGACC
The Pseudomonas marvdashtae genome window above contains:
- a CDS encoding M48 family metalloprotease, producing the protein MTFLRPTLLTLACLLASPGFADDLPSLGDASSAIVSPEQEHQLGRAWLALLRSQVSQLNDPQLKDYVESSVYKLVETSQVNDRRLEFILINSPQLNAFAAPGGIVGVNGGLFLNAQTEGEYASVMAHELAHLSQRHFARGVEAQQRMQVPMMAALLAGIVIAAAGGGDAGIAAIAGTQAAAIQEQRRFSRQNEQEADRIGIQNLEKAGYDPRSMPTMFERLMRQYRFDAKPPEFLLTHPVTESRIADTRNRAEQARPGGIEDSMRYQLIRARVQLTYEETPGLGAKRFRALLDENPKNDVARYGLAIAQIKGGQLNEARENLKPLLAKSPNEIIYNLAEVDLDITSNKLADAQSRVDRLLVQYPGNYPLNQVRVELLLKQNRPADAEKALETLLKNRPDDPDVWYMVAETRGLSGNIIGLHQARAEYFALVGDYRQAIQQLDFAKRRAGTNFPLSSRIDARQRELMEQERMVKDMMG
- a CDS encoding sulfurtransferase TusA family protein, coding for MTDAVAHDAELDASGLNCPLPLLKAKLELNRLASGAVLKVTATDAGSQRDFRTFARLAGHTLLREEDENGVYRYWLRKA